The Ostrinia nubilalis chromosome 11, ilOstNubi1.1, whole genome shotgun sequence genomic sequence AGAGAATTAGATCCTGGAATCCCGAAGACATTTGTGATGGATTAGTCTATTATCCCGAATTTTGGGATTGTATTTGACTAATCCCGAGACTTAAGAGattgtaaacaaaaaaattaaattattgcgTGAAATGAAACTTAttctttatttgatttaatatttatggttttcattgttttatggcgcagttacactatgcgggaaattgaccgAGACAAAGCGCAGGCacgcacaccgaagtatgggcgacgcacGGCGAAACTAACTGAAGTGTGTATTTACACGTTTACGTTTCATAATATGTCTTGGTCAATttcctgagccccgattacggtaatatttaacgtctacaatccagacacgcttcttcgattctgcgatgcgattggtcaaaacagtcagctgtcagtcaacgtcagctgttttgaccaatcgtatcgcagaatcgaagaagcgtgtctggattgtagacgttaaatattaccgtaatcggggctctgcatagtgtaactgcgccattgGTAGAAACAAGGTAGTGTTAttacagagccccgattacggtaatttttaacgtctccaatccagacacgcttctcgattctgcgatacgattggtcgttcaacagcgtacgtcagctgttttgaccaatcgtatcgcagaatagaagcgcgtctggattggaaacgttaaaagttaccgtaatggGGGCTCAGGTAATGCAGATTTTCAAAACGATTTAATGTTTCTTGTCAAAATGTGTTGTTACTTGTAACTGTAACCCAATTAATGTGTGATCCtagtttgaaattaaaataaaaggctaaaattattacaaattttttattttaattggatTGGATCGGGATTACGGGATTTCCTATATACAATCCGATCGAATCTTCTAGTTACAATGAAATCCACGTTGTTGATACCTACCACAAAACATGGATAGAAACTGAAGCTATGTAGTATCTTAAAACtgttaataaatacaaaatggttCTAGCGGTCTAGCCATTGATTTTTCCTTGATTTACCTGCGGTGGATTTTCCATAATCACATGAGGTCGTCCAAGAGTATGCTGCCATATCAACTGAGCAGCTACTTTGTGCTTCGAGCTATGATGAAGTGGCTGTATTTGTAATATTCCATACCATGCCAGCTCCCTATATACACTGTCTGGAAGGTATCCGGtctgcaaataatattttatttaaaatttttgttgTCAGTATGGTTTACCTAAGGCTAGACAGTTTTAATGATCAGTCTGAATTGACGTACATCCAAAAACTGAATATAAGATGTTAAACCTTCATAAATTTAATATACCTAAGTTAATTTAGCTTATGTTGTATTTTACGGTGTACCAGTATCTACACTGTCAGTTTCTTGGATGTTTCAGTTCAAGTTATCAGTTTATCTAACCGCAAATGTCCAGCTTAAGTTTTATATCTTTAATGAAACCAAGCAAAACTCGCATAAAAATTTGCCTTTGAAGCTGAAACTAAAAGATTCaaattaagaatattaataataaattggttttaaaaaattataacttACCGGCATGAAGTCCATATGCCACTATAAATAGTAATCATTTACGAAATATTATAACACaatatttagaattattatAATCATAAAATTGTGCCTAACTTACCTCTTCTTCTGTTTGCTCAGTGGTTGTAatttctataaatattaaaatgattattagCATTCAAATTAATCTTATATGGTTATAATATAGGTCTCGGAACGAAAGTTGAGGTGAACACATAATATTTACACTGatgtaggtaagtaatatttgaatacagaacACAAACAACACACTGCTGCCTCGTTCTTGATTAATGTCTGGTGGAAGCGAAACAGACAGCACTCGTTGGTCCGATACGTGCTCTGTGAGTCTGACTACGCCAGACGCGCCAGCGCAGACATACAGAGACTTTTTTTGCCCGTTGAACCGTTGATGGCCTCAACTCTCGTTGAGCGACCTTTAAGTAACATGTGAGTAGTAGATAGTAGTCATTACTACTATCTAACTTTATTATCATTATACAATTAGACTTATAGCCAGATTTAAACTAACTAACCATCATCTTCGTCCATTGTATCGTCGGATGATAATACGAGTAGAGCCTGAAATTTTACGTACAAATTAGGTACATTAtcgcaaaatgtaagtaatgcAACTAAAAATGgataaaagttaaaatatttaagcaaTAAAAAATACCTGGTACAATAATGCAgtcaaaatgttttttataacaCGCATGTTGCAGTTTATTACGTTATCAAACACTAAATGAAATTCGTTTTACGGCTGCCAATCATGCAAGTAAGCTATAACATTTTAATTGGCAGTTTGCGTTATTTTGTCGATTGCTACTACAGtcatgtttaatttttattgttactaattaaattaagtcTCCTTTCAAGTTGAAATGTTAATATTCTGTCCTAAAAATCTTACTTATCTCGTACTTATATTATTTCGCAGCAGATAAACTAACAATCGTTACCTAATTATTTATAGTCTAATGACAATTATTAATGATTAACGAAtgtcattaatttgtaaaaCAGGTATTTTATCATGTACACATAGCCTTAAGCTGTCTAACGCACAACAAACTCACTCATTGCGTAAATCGGAATTTAAACACAGATAATACAACAAAAATGTCCTTCCCACAGATCTTTATCTGTGGTCCTTCCTCCCtgtcattttattttacacaagTCAAACAATAGGAATAGGGTGTAACGATTTTGTTACTACGATTCATGAATGAaagattgaaataaattaataaaagtgaCTACTAATTAGTAAAGATGAATACTCTCGACAAGCAGTTAGCGGATCTAAGGATCTATGCGAATGAATTGGATGCCAAATTACAAGACGATATAAATGCAGCAAAGATGAAACCATCCATCCCACCGAAGAAAACCAAGCCTCCGCTACCGCAAATACCCCAAAGTTATTCTGTAAAATCAGCCTGTGAGCCATCGTACTCTTCAAGACTTGAATACGGAAGCCGAACTAGTTCCACATATTCGAATTTGGTGCCAGTAAAGAGTTTTATCGTTAGGAACAATACAGCAAGAGCGCGGAGTGGAGATGTGTTCTTGTACAGCAACTTACTGCCACCAGGAGGCACCAACCACGTGTATTCTAACATTCCGATGCAACGCAACGCCGCTGAAAGTATCTACGGCGGTGGCGGTGGAGATACAAGATCAGAAGTTTCTAGAATGAGTGATTTGGGTGCCCAATCAAACTACAGTGAGTTGCGACGACCCGGCTCCGCTTATCCGCCTTCCTCGGCGTCTGTCAACGCTCAAGACTTCTCCACATATGGTGGCTCTCAAACGTCTTCAACTTATGAGTCCTTGTATGAACCCATCAACCCTAGGCCTTGTAGTCAGCTCTCAGGAACATCCTTGTATGGTGGCTACGTGGGGACAACAACAGAGCCAACTCCTGAACCCGATGAGGAGCTGTACTGCGGGAACTGCTACAGATGTGGGGAAAAGATCATGGGTGAAACCACTGGGTGTACTGCTATGGAGAGAATTTACCATATTAAATGTTTCTGTTGCCAGCAGTGTGGTATAAACTTGCAGGTATTTTTAcagaactttataaaattatcttttgattataataaattaacataACTTTAACTCTAGAATTAAGCAACAACTATTGTATGCCTTCAAGGCGGAATGCAGCCGATCtatattcaaattcatttataatTTGACAACCTATTGTACCTGTGGTTCACAATAAacatattttgaatttgaatttgaaagttACTGAATCATAAATTTTACCTTTTTCAGGGGCGTCCATTCTATGCAGTGCAGGGTCGTGCCCTTTGTGAGAGAGATTATCTTGACACACTTGAAAAGTGCTGCGTCTGCGGAGATCCTATCCTGGACCGCATACTGAGGGCCACTGGCAAGCCATATCACCCCCGATGCTTTACTTGTGTTGTATGCCAAAAGAGCCTAGATGGCATACCATTTACTGTGGATGCTGTGAACCGTATTCATTGTATTGAAGACTTCCATAAAAGGTATGTTTTTTGTAAAGGAATTTCCTTCTTTACAGACTTTATTCAcatttcgccaccgatctacccgacagcacttccacccccatcacttagatggttggcagtccacaacagtacgtttctctagaaacttcctgccccgtacaaccaaactgtggaatggactgtcgtctgcggtgtttccggacggatacgacctgcaagctttcaagaggagagcgtatctttaccttaaaggccggcaacgcacctgtaacgcccctgggtctgcgggtgtctatgggcgacggtaatcacttaccatcaggtgatccgtctgctcgtttgcctcctatcacataaaaaaaaaaaaaaaaaaaacatttgtagtTCTTTTTCCACTTCAATTAAACCAGAACAGGCAGTGAAGATCTCTCTGCATGAGCATATGCTTTGCCATTTCTTCTTCCTCAGTTTtctataaacaatattatttcacTTGGAATCAACTTCTTAAAATATGGATCTAAAATCCATCCAACAAGTTGGACTATAAATATTTGAGTTAAAAAGTACGAAAATAACCAAGTTGCTGGATGAAAATAGTAGGAACTTtacatccgtattcacaaatgatacttgcttatgtgaagcagaaaatcaaacgcagtgttgaatagagctctgtgattggttcgtgtgtgaccctgtgcgcccacgtgcactgtgagacctcatagtaatatttgaaTATGGGCATGAGCCTTTTTTTGTCAAgcttgacttttttttttaattccacaacgaggaagctcttggcctgtatctcccctgacggtaagtgacgatcaggacGAAGGTAgaagcaagcttcacccggaatcctcaaccacggtggaactggctatcttacctctaactgccggaacccAACAATGCTTTGAATGCTGACTTAAACAAATTAACCGTTACCAGATACGCGCCTCGCTGCGCTCGGTGTCGGGAGCCGATCGTTCCCGAAGGCGGCGCCGAGGAGACCGTTCGGATCGTGGCGCTCGACAAGAGCTTCCACATCGCGTGCTACGCCTGCGAGGACTGCGGCGCCTCGCTTTGCTCGCGGCAGGAGGGCCGCGGCTGCTACCCGCTCGACAACCACTTGTACTGCAAGGAGTGCAACGCGCGCCGCATACAGGACCTCTCGAGGAACATCAACTGAACACTATCCGggcctttttaaggcgagaATAAGTAGGCACTAAGCGCTTTCACATtcaggcgatttagcagcgcgtctgtcgcgcgtttgtcgcgctgccgaaaatttcatactatgtgatagcagatgcatgccttcacattataaaaacgccactgccgcgcttctaacgccctaatgtgaaagcgctcttaggcgactttagcagcgcgaGAGACACGCTgacgataatttcatactacttatatgccgcgctgctgtcgcgcttcttaCCCTAATGTGGCGgccttacagggcagatatgtaccatcctagactacatctcacttaacatcaggtgcgattgcggtcaaatacctgccttgtctcacattaaaaaaaactaatgccCTCATTCGTAACAACAGCCCCTTAACACTGGTTCAGGATACTCCTCACAGCAAAACGACATTTGATAATGTATAGATcgttcatccacgaagacgcgccccaccaatttttggtcgaggaaaGCGCGGGGTGCGAGAAGTTTGACCCGATCGTCATTATCAttatagtgtgcgtgtgcagttagcgtgtaccgataacactcaaacattagcggaagaatggtggggcgcatGTTCGTGGACGGAACGATCTATGTATTTATTTGACTAGAACTGTGCACTATTGCAATGCAGGcagcttaaataaataaatgacaccTCAATACATACCTTCTCTTGATATAGGGCACTAGGCAATTAACATCATGATGCAATccttattattatacctaaaagTTACTCTTATTATACATAAGGTATTTGttaagtgaaattaaaaccatAGCAAGGATTTACCAGACTTCTTGTCTACCTACAAGATTCATTGTTTATAACCTGCCAATTTTATATCTCCTTTCAtgaaagtaaaattaattttctaataCCTACATGCCTCAAATGTATTACATTTTCATTGACTTAGATGTCTtgcataaaaacaaaaaaatgttcCTGCAAGTAGGTAAATGTCGAATTGTGCCACTGTACAGAAAGAACACGGTAAAGAAAGAAATCATATTTACAATATTAACTATTTAAAATCCAGCTTCATAAGGTGCTTGCTTTATATTTCTAGCAGATAAGACATAAGTAAAGGGATTGATattttgtgatttataaattagtttaatgtaattaatttaaaaataacattccttAACACATTTTGAATCTTAAGTGTGGCTGTGTAGATCTGATTGTCGTGTGAATATGCAGTATTAGTGTAAAGAAACAATATtgtgattatattttttaggtTTGGTAGAATTTGATGTTActataataatgtaaataaagctgtaatgcttattattataaagtttaAACTTGTAATTAAATATGTAAGTCATACATAATGTTGGCCTCTGTTATGAGTCATTGTCATGTAAATCTTCATTGTATGAGTCATATTTGCACACTAATCTACTCATAGTTTAAAGCTACTTACGTTACATTCCTGTGGTTGAGGGAGAAGGTTGTAATTGTGTTGTAATGTTGAAAGAATGCACGCACATGTTTTATGTTGTCTGCAAATACATATACATACTTAATACTGCTGGAGACCAAAATTTTATTGTGTAAGGTGTTACACATTATATTTTATACGTTTTTTGTTTGACTATACATATAGTGCCATGTTATATTATGGAAAATCTGTACCTAAAATATTAGGTTGtgttattttatacatttactCATTGTAATTAGATTGttgtacttaattattattagattttctaTATGATTAGTGATTAAGAATACTATTGAATCCTATAATATTAGTGTTACTGTGTTGGATATAATGGCAAACACTATCAAGTATTAAATATGCTTAAGGATCAAAAAGCATCCTGGCCAATGAtagatttttagattttttagcTATAAAGTTGTATCATTTTATGGTTCACATTAAATCATAAAATTTACATGTGTATAATTTGTTTCACTCTGTAGTATCACTTGCATGTTTAGGCTAATTTTAGGGAAATTtggattaaaataaaacaaaagagtaACTCATCAAATGTAACtttttatacacatattttctcaAGCATATCTTATTAAGACTTGAGTCGTCATCTTAAAAAACCTTAACTACACTTATACATTACAAAAAGAAGACTTTGGCTTCTCTTCAAAATAGCAAAGTAAAATACTTGTTTTTTAGTTTACACACCCAATGCCTCCAAAAAATATGACACAAGAAAATGCTTCCCACTAACAATTAACAGAACAATTAATTTATACACCAAGCAGGATTAAGGATTCCGGTCCTTACAATATTTGTCTTTTACTTATGGGTatgattatgtaaatatttttaaatgctaTGTGATAGAAACACTTCCTTTCTGacttttatattatgttatattCTTGATACGGATTTTTAGTGAATTTCAAAAACAGTGAATATTCGTGAAGCAAGCTGCCTTACAATATCATACAAATGGGCTCTTAAGAATTCCGTGAAATTAAGCGATTTTGAAATTTTCCAGTGCTTTTTTATAATAGAGATCCCATATAAAAGACgttgttttttatttagtttgaaaTAAATTTCTTTGGCAGAAAATTTTATAATTGTTTAAAATGGTCACAGAACCCCTGGAAATTCACTCTTTAAGAGATTCATATAAAATTTATAGCCAGTCTATAAGTTACTATTCAGTGCCCAATTTTATCAGTAATTATATTTACATAAACGCTATGCGGCTTCAGGGCAAGTTAACACCAACTACTTTATCCTTATACTAACATatttatgacgataaccggtgtgttttgtatggagtttgacagattcctgatgtttttttaaagtaagtaagatggtgcaatacAGCCTAACATCTAAATACACTCAGCTTCAATATTTTTGATAAGATGAGAAAACTAAAACGGGTTAGTAAAACCCTTTCATATAGTTTTATCTTTATAAGTGACCAAATATGCAGGAAATAAATGTAGTTGCATCGTGAACTGAGGAATGTAATAACGGGCGTGTGTAaatcaataaattttaattacaaaacacTGGGTGTAATAGCAGTCACACTTGCTTTctataaaattacaaacaaaCTAAAATTCATCAGTTGTACAAAAGCATATACCTAAGTATAAAGTTGACAATAAACTTATACAAACACTAAAGCTTTGATAGTTTggactaaaataaaatactttcgacttgcgtaccaaaatatttcactgaatcacatttcattatttacatcgaTTGTCAAATTAGCATTCTTACAAAAACTAATGCTAAAACTACAGCttatattataatgaaagttatTACTATGACCAACTAACGGTTAATTGAGGCTTGAATCatgttttaaacaatttaaacttaTAAATTTCACAGTTGGTGACAACTTTTATTAGTTTAGGGTAAGTGTAACAATAGAATGTACTTGGACAATAGCATTTTTACTAAAATTGTAGCAAAATTATATTTTGCCGACACAtattctaatattattattgaaaggacTAATGCTACAGAACCAGCGGATGCATTTAGCAGGGCTTTTCTTTTGTTGAAACTACAACACCAATAACGGCAGAGTGCCGAAAAAAATAATCCTGTGGCATTCTGAGTTAAATCAATCAGTATCGAAGggcgaatgttatcacgatgctAAGAATTGCTTTTCAAATAAAGACGTGCACAATGCAGAGGATGGAAACTTCTCAGGAGAAGAATCATCAGAAGCTGGCAATCTCGCGATTGCAAATTGAATAGTGATAAGATAGGCGCGACCGTTAAACACTACTTTAGTAACGTTTATCAAAAGTATCAGTAAAAAGAATTTTTCTTTCTAATAGTGTGGATGATATGAATGAGCCATTgaatgaattaaaattattatttacaaaaacatgCTCAGTCTTCGATCAGTGATCATCATCTTTACAAATTCATTCCAATGggttttttgttttcaaatacATTTCCAATATCATTTTGAATCCTACTCCGACTGCTGTCTGTAAGACATGCATTCTATTTACAGGAGATCTAAAGCATGCCATTAGttctaaattataaaaaatacagtaAATTACATATTCTTACACTATAAAATCATTTACATGCGTTtgtcattgtttttttttgcacatTCAAAGCATATAACATcaatattcatacattttaatgccTACACCAGGGttgcccaatttttttttgccaaggaaccctaattgattatacttttcctagcggaaccctcgtactactccgcccgcacgccctgcccctcccttgtgcgtaaacaagtcggtgcgagcgaacaacgtcggttaCGAAActgtgggataatattttttacggaacccttgcggcctttccacggaaccccagggttccgcggaccaccattcgggaaccgctggccTACACATTAAAGTACAATGAGTTTCTGATATCATGTAATATCATCTCCCTTATTTTTAAATGACGGTAATATGTATTTGCttacatatttaaaaagtttttacaccaTAGAGCATTTCCTCTAAAAGGATTAGCAGAACTAAAATCAATTGATTGTATCCTTTGAAATATCATTACCTTCTCACATAACATTGAGCATTTTATT encodes the following:
- the LOC135076302 gene encoding lipoma-preferred partner homolog, yielding MNTLDKQLADLRIYANELDAKLQDDINAAKMKPSIPPKKTKPPLPQIPQSYSVKSACEPSYSSRLEYGSRTSSTYSNLVPVKSFIVRNNTARARSGDVFLYSNLLPPGGTNHVYSNIPMQRNAAESIYGGGGGDTRSEVSRMSDLGAQSNYSELRRPGSAYPPSSASVNAQDFSTYGGSQTSSTYESLYEPINPRPCSQLSGTSLYGGYVGTTTEPTPEPDEELYCGNCYRCGEKIMGETTGCTAMERIYHIKCFCCQQCGINLQGRPFYAVQGRALCERDYLDTLEKCCVCGDPILDRILRATGKPYHPRCFTCVVCQKSLDGIPFTVDAVNRIHCIEDFHKRYAPRCARCREPIVPEGGAEETVRIVALDKSFHIACYACEDCGASLCSRQEGRGCYPLDNHLYCKECNARRIQDLSRNIN